One stretch of Arachis duranensis cultivar V14167 chromosome 1, aradu.V14167.gnm2.J7QH, whole genome shotgun sequence DNA includes these proteins:
- the LOC107482686 gene encoding uncharacterized protein LOC107482686 has translation MTMAGRNDDSSDSGLVAGKREPTAETLNSLPSASPLQFQRFLESSKGSSSAYEFERKRLFRQHISSANESLDFISIRSASDPHCSHRLFVSNLRRQGLPATVLLLLQHHTSATCTASVLAHRRTRSSPWYNVAVKCATITPVATYYLYTTYVHPFICSLATIILMSPDEVLHKGNGTLCEMLLMVQAYKANVICPNKHQSDKEKFYSNHLLEILALYRFWWGGFWKWLQLDQHFLEPRDYSLYYSFLDHNCFHSSSLETRTSLTKKAKPPLRSQHRLWPIEDP, from the exons AAGAGAGAGCCCACCGCCGAAACTCTAAACTCGTTGCCGTCGGCATCGCCGCTTCAGTTCCAAAGGTTTCTGGAATCGAGCAAAGGCTCCTCTTCCGCCTATGAGTTCGAGAGAAAGCGCCTTTTTCGTCAACACATCTCCTCCGCGAACGAGTCCTTGGACTTCATTTCCATCCGATCTGCCTCAGATCCGCATTGCTCTCATCGTTTGTTCGTCTCAAATCTACGTCGCCAAGGTCTTCCAGCCACTGTGCTGCTCTTGTTGCAACACCACACCTCCGCCACTTGCACCGCCTCCGTTCTTGCGCATAGACGCACAAGATCGTCCCCGTG GTATAATGTTGCTGTGAAATGTGCTACTATAACTCCTG TGGCAACTTATTACTTATATACAACTTATGTTCATCCCTTTATTTGCTCCCTTGCTACTATTATACTCATGTCACCAGATGAAGTCTTGCACAAAGGCAATGGGACCCTCTGTGAAATGTTACTCATGGTTCAG GCATACAAAGCAAATGTTATATGTCCTAACAAACACCAATCCGACAAAGAGAAATTTTATAGCAATCATCTTCTTGAGA TTCTTGCGCTTTACAGGTTTTGGTGGGGAGGATTTTGGAAG TGGCTTCAGCTTGATCAACATTTCTTGGAGCCGAGGGACTATTCTCTCTACTATTCTTTTCTTGATCATAACTGTTTCCATTCTTCTTCTCTGGAGACTCGGACTTCTCTGACAAAGAAAGCGAAGCCTCCTCTCCGATCTCAGCACCGTTTGTGGCCAATCGAAGATCCATGA